The DNA window CGGATGCATGTCCGGGCTGGTTGGAAAATCGGGAGCGGGAAGATCCTCGCTGTCATTGGCGCGAGTCGAGGCCGAAACCAGACCGACGTTCCGCAGGTCGATCATCATCTGGCGCCACCGCTCGACCTCAACCCCCATCTTCTGGGCGACTTCCTGTTCGGTCGGGTTGCGCTGGAGTTCTGTTGCAAGATCGCGTGTGGCCGCTTCCACCTGCTTGTGCCGGCGGCGTAGATCGCGCGAAGCCCAATCCAACTGGCGCAGACTGTCGAGAATCGCACCCTTGATGCGGTGCTTTGCGTACGAGGAAAAGGCTACATTCTTCTCACGGTCAAACTTGGTGGCCGCATCAAAGAGACCCATGATCCCGGCATGGATCAAATCATCCAGGTCAACGTGAACCGGGAGATTTTCATGAACGCGGACAGCAATGGCGCGCACAAGTGGAAGGTGCTCCAAGACAACACGGTCGCGATGGGCATAGAGACTCTGGGCAGGCTCCTCATAGGAGGCCAGGGTGGCGTTTACTTCCATTGCAGTCGACATCATTGTGTAGGAGGCAGGTACAGACATCGGATTTATCTCCAAGCGGGATATAGGTTCAATCGCCCGGTTAGAAAAAGTAGCCGTCAGCGCCGCTGGACTGTCAAGTCCTTCGGGACTTTGACCGATTCTCTCTGTAGCTGGTGGCTTCCGCATGGCTTTACTTTTTCCGCCCGTCTGCCGACCCACCGTTGCAACCTTTCGGGTCGCCACTGGAGCGGCACCCTTCTTACTGCACGGGGCGTGCCGTTCTTCCTCAAAAACTTTAGCCCCAATTTGGCGCAAAGCGTATGCCATTACGGGTTCCTCACAGTTCCCTAATCTATTGCTGTAGATGAACTTAGCCAGAACCTGACCTCTACTGACTCCATCTGTCGTTCCTTGCGAAGTTTTCCACAGCTCCAAAACGGGACCCATTTCGGCCTATGTGTTCCAAAATGGAAATATTCCCTCCAGATTGAAACACTACCCCCAAGAACTTTGTCCTCTTCGCTGGCTTAATCGTAGTATCGATCATTCTCTCGCGTTCTAAGTACTTGAAAACAAGGGAATTTTACCTTAGCCGTTCTAAGATGAAACACTGAGACGTTTTACAAGCCAGACCCCTAAAAACACAACCCACATGGCCCCAAATTGCCCCCAGCCAAACTCCTCGCGATAGACCAACCAGCCTAAGGTGATGGCCACCACCGGATTGACATAGGTATAAATTGAGGCGATGGCTACTGGTAAATGTTGCAAGGAATAGAGGTAAGCACTGTAGGCAAGGATTGATCCAAACAGCGCGAGGTACAAAACGGCGCCGAGCACTTGCGGGGTGGGACGAATGGCCCAGTCGCCATTCAGAATCGCCAGTAGCCCTACCGCAATACCTACGGAGAACTGCTGAATCCCCCCAACCAGGATTGGGTTCGTCTTCTCCGGCCGTCTTTTTTGCAGGATTGACCCTAGGCTCCAGCCAAAACAGCTTAGCTGCAAAAATAAAAATCCCTTAACCATATTGCCGTGAATTCCCAATCGGAGAGCCTCCGGAGCCACTAAACCGACAGCACCACTAAACCCGATCAACATGCCCAGGAGCGCCTTAGGCCTGAACTTTTCTCCGCCCGGCAGGATGGTATCGAGGCCGACCATCCAGAAAGGTCCCACCGTGACAAAAAGTGCCGCCAGCCCGCTGGGGATGATCGTCTCGGAGAACGTGAGCATGGAGTTGCCCAGGCCGAGGGTGAGCAGTCCGGTTCCGGCGGGCCACCAAAGCGCCGCCCCGCGAGGCATCGCCCAGCCGCGCCACCAGGCAAAGGCAAGAATCAAGGCCCCGGACAAGAGAAAGCGAGTCCCCACCAGGAGGAGCGGCGGAAAACCTTCGAGCGCGATTCGGATGCCCAGGTACGTGGTGCCCCAGAAGAAACAGACGGCAGCCAGACTCCACCAGGCCGCATCCGGAGGAGACTTGGAAGGAGAGGCAGACAAGAATTCAGGGTAGCAAGTACAATCGAAACTTGATCATCACCGTCACGCTCAACCCTGCTGTTGACCAGAACATCTCGGCCGATCAATTGGTCTTCGACGATCGCGCTTATATTCTCGACACCTTCGAGAGCGCGGGCGGGCGCGGGATCAACGCGTCGCGCGTGATCCACTCCTTCGGCGGCAAGACGCTTGCGATCGCCTTCTCTGGGGGCGAGAGCGGAACACATTTCGAGCAGTTGTTAAAAAAATATGGCTTCCCCGCCG is part of the Bryobacter aggregatus MPL3 genome and encodes:
- a CDS encoding sigma-70 family RNA polymerase sigma factor, translated to MSVPASYTMMSTAMEVNATLASYEEPAQSLYAHRDRVVLEHLPLVRAIAVRVHENLPVHVDLDDLIHAGIMGLFDAATKFDREKNVAFSSYAKHRIKGAILDSLRQLDWASRDLRRRHKQVEAATRDLATELQRNPTEQEVAQKMGVEVERWRQMMIDLRNVGLVSASTRANDSEDLPAPDFPTSPDMHPDSICAREELRGLLGTALHTLPERYQRVVLLYYTSEMTMKEIGGMLGINESRVSQIHKAALEKMANALGQAGISSAAAF
- a CDS encoding EamA family transporter, with protein sequence MSASPSKSPPDAAWWSLAAVCFFWGTTYLGIRIALEGFPPLLLVGTRFLLSGALILAFAWWRGWAMPRGAALWWPAGTGLLTLGLGNSMLTFSETIIPSGLAALFVTVGPFWMVGLDTILPGGEKFRPKALLGMLIGFSGAVGLVAPEALRLGIHGNMVKGFLFLQLSCFGWSLGSILQKRRPEKTNPILVGGIQQFSVGIAVGLLAILNGDWAIRPTPQVLGAVLYLALFGSILAYSAYLYSLQHLPVAIASIYTYVNPVVAITLGWLVYREEFGWGQFGAMWVVFLGVWLVKRLSVSS